In Paenibacillus larvae subsp. larvae, the following proteins share a genomic window:
- a CDS encoding NAD-dependent epimerase/dehydratase family protein, which yields MKILVTGGAGFIGSHVVDAYIQEGYEVVVVDILSTGTLLNVHPKAKFYQVDIRSKELNRVFDEERPDIVNHHAAQKSVPKSWEDPMLDADINILGLMNILQLSVEYKVQRIIFASSGGALSGNALSYPTSEQAFPSFQSPYAITKYISEKYIHLYAEIHRTTYVILRYANVYGARQIAEGECGVIPVFLHNLLTGQPSTLYTYDDMPRGTLRDYVYVKDVAKANVLALTEGQQTIVHIGSGQGVYTADLYELLQTVTGISLPLMIDKERQGDIKYSLLDCSKAYEELGWKPQTGLLEGLTQTVEYLFSGPREKEKQATAN from the coding sequence GTGAAAATATTAGTAACAGGCGGAGCCGGATTCATCGGATCTCATGTAGTGGATGCCTATATTCAGGAAGGTTATGAAGTAGTTGTAGTGGATATTCTTAGTACGGGAACCCTGCTTAATGTACACCCAAAAGCCAAGTTTTATCAGGTAGATATTCGATCAAAGGAATTAAACCGGGTTTTTGATGAGGAACGTCCTGATATTGTGAACCATCATGCCGCACAAAAATCGGTCCCCAAGTCCTGGGAAGATCCTATGCTGGATGCAGACATCAACATATTGGGGCTGATGAATATCCTGCAACTTTCCGTGGAGTACAAGGTACAGAGGATCATATTTGCTTCCTCAGGGGGGGCTTTGTCAGGAAATGCGCTTAGTTATCCAACCAGTGAACAAGCCTTTCCCTCCTTTCAATCACCTTATGCCATTACAAAATATATCAGTGAAAAATACATACATCTGTATGCGGAAATACACAGGACAACTTATGTAATCCTCCGTTATGCAAATGTATACGGAGCGCGGCAGATTGCGGAAGGGGAATGCGGGGTTATTCCTGTCTTTTTGCACAATTTGCTCACCGGGCAACCTTCGACTCTGTATACATATGATGATATGCCCCGAGGCACGTTGAGAGATTATGTATATGTAAAAGATGTGGCGAAGGCTAACGTGCTTGCATTGACCGAGGGTCAGCAAACCATTGTTCACATTGGAAGCGGTCAGGGAGTTTATACGGCCGATTTGTATGAACTGCTTCAAACTGTTACCGGTATATCACTTCCTCTGATGATTGACAAAGAACGACAAGGAGATATCAAGTATAGTTTACTTGATTGCAGCAAGGCTTATGAGGAACTGGGTTGGAAACCGCAGACCGGCTTGCTGGAAGGACTGACGCAAACGGTAGAATATTTATTTTCGGGACCAAGGGAAAAGGAAAAACAGGCAACTGCCAATTGA
- a CDS encoding YveK family protein: MDIEISQIVRAVKKRVWWIVLGVIVAVGTAAFFSFVWMTPRYEAKTTLLVRSQQTENQVSMADLTTAQRLVSTYGEIIKSRKVAEKVIEQGKLPWSSDELIGRIRFQASGDSLVTTVYVEDQEARRASETANLVAETFITYIHEVFKVDHVSILDKADPNGPLTPIRPKPFLNMLLAFLASIVLGILVAVLSEVLDRTFKTEQEVERFLGIPVLATVPRVKFKTGRKKTDIKKKRREARSESTEAGQTSVLP; encoded by the coding sequence ATGGACATTGAAATATCCCAAATTGTAAGAGCAGTGAAAAAGCGTGTTTGGTGGATTGTTTTGGGAGTTATTGTGGCAGTTGGCACTGCAGCTTTCTTCAGCTTCGTATGGATGACTCCCCGGTATGAGGCTAAAACCACTCTGCTTGTAAGAAGCCAACAAACGGAAAATCAGGTTAGTATGGCAGACCTGACAACAGCACAGCGTCTGGTTTCTACTTACGGGGAGATCATCAAAAGCAGGAAGGTTGCAGAAAAGGTAATCGAACAGGGCAAACTTCCCTGGAGCTCTGATGAGTTGATCGGACGAATCCGGTTTCAGGCAAGCGGGGATTCGCTCGTTACAACGGTATATGTAGAAGATCAGGAGGCAAGAAGAGCGTCCGAGACTGCCAATTTGGTTGCGGAAACCTTCATTACTTATATCCATGAGGTTTTCAAAGTGGATCATGTTTCCATTCTGGACAAAGCGGATCCGAATGGACCGCTAACCCCTATACGCCCCAAACCTTTCTTGAATATGCTGTTGGCATTTCTGGCGTCCATAGTTCTGGGCATATTGGTTGCAGTTTTATCCGAAGTGCTGGACCGTACCTTTAAAACAGAGCAGGAAGTGGAACGGTTCCTCGGTATACCTGTTCTCGCGACAGTACCAAGAGTGAAGTTTAAAACCGGCAGAAAAAAGACGGACATAAAAAAGAAAAGGAGGGAAGCCAGAAGTGAGAGCACGGAAGCCGGTCAGACATCTGTTTTGCCTTGA